The window CTTGCAGGTAATCGGCCAGCGTTGCCTTGTCGCCCAGTTTGCCCACGGCCACCGCTGCGTGCAGTGCATAACCTTCAGGAATGTTCAGCTCCTTGCGGGTCAGGTCCTGATCGAAACCGGCCATGCCGTGGGTGTGCCAGCCGCTGATGCTCGCTTGCAACGCCAGGTGGCCCCAGGCCGAACCGGTGTCGAAGGTGTGCCACAGCGCCGGGGTTTCTTCGGTGGCGCCGGGGACGGCGAAGGTGGTTTTGGAAATCACGATCACCAGCGCCGAGGCGTGTTGTGCCCAGCCACGGTTGAATTCGTTCAGCAGGCCCAGAAATCGTTCCCAGTTCGGCGTGTCGCGACGCGCGTAGAGAAACCGCCAAGGCTGCGAGTTGTAGGCCGATGGCGCCCAGCGCGCGGCTTCGAAGAAGCTCAGCAAGGTTTCCTCGGGAATGGTTTCGCCGGTGAAGGCGCGGGGCGACCAGCGATCGGTGAACTGAGGGTGGATCGCATAATCGGCAACGCGTGAATTTGCACTCATCAAGAGTTTCCTTGCTTCGTCTGAAAGTGAGGGTCGTCTAAAGCCTGCGGGCGCAGTTGAGCTGAGCACTAAGGCTTTCGAGAGCCTGGCAGTTCACCTGAATGCAACGCGGCTAAGCGTTAATGGCATTTGGGCATGGCTCCTTGCGACTGGCAAAGCTACGTGGCGGCGCAAAAACTGACAAGCCCCGTTATACCGGCAGTCGCCAATGCTTGGCCCGCAAGGGCCTTGGCACTAGACTGGCGGCCTTTTCACCACCTGATGTTGATGCTGAACCATGGCCGCCAAAGTCGAACCCTTCTGGATACGCAAAACCCTCGATCAACTCGATCCGCAGGAGTGGGAATCGCTGTGCGACGGCTGTGGCCTGTGCTGCCTGCAAAAGCTCGAAGATGAAGAGGACAACTCGGTCTATTACACGCGCATCGCCTGCAAGCTGCTGGACCTGAAAACCTGCCAGTGCACCGACTACCCGAACCGCCGCGACTTCGTCCCCGATTGCATCCAGCTCACGCCGGGCAAGGCTGACGAGTTCAAATGGCTGCCGCCGACTTGCGGCTATCGTCTGGTCAGCGAAGGCAAGGACTTGCCCCTGTGGCATCACCTGGTGTGCGGTGATCGCGATGCGGTGCACCACGAACGTATTTCCCAGTCCGGGCGCATGCTCGCCGAAGGCAGCGTGGCCGAAGACGACTGGGAAGATCATCTGATTTTCCGGGCAGGCTGAATGCCCACTGCATGTGTGGCAGCCAACAGGCAGTAACAAAAAAAAAGGGGCCGCCAAGCAGCCCGGCGCGAGCACGTTCGCTCGCCACAACAGGAGTGTGTATGGCTGTGGGATTGCGGCGGGCGTTGGCCATTGGGCTCTTGGCCCTGAATTCGTCTGCGTGGGCGGCGAAGAAGGTCGATCTGGATTACCACGTGCGCCTGTTGCCGCAAAGCGATCAGGCCGAAGTGCGGCTGACGCTGGCCCAAGGCTCGGCGGTGCGCAGTCTGGATTTCGATCTGGGCGACGGCAGCCACTACAGCGACTTCAAGGCCGACGGCCAATGGCAGCTCACACCGGGCAAAGAGGCGCGCGGTGTCTGGCGTCCGGCCACTGACAAGGCCAGCCTGACTTACCGCGTGCGCATCAGCCATGGGCGCAAGAGCGGCAGCTTCGATACGCGCATGACCCCGACTTGGGCGCTGATGCGCGGCGACGACCTGGTGCCGCCGGCCAAACTCGATCAGCAGGACGGCATCGAGCTGGTGTCACGCCTTGAATTCGAATTGCCCACAGGCTGGAAAAGCGTCGAAACCGCTTGGCCGCGGATCGGCAAGAACAAATTCCGCATCGACAACGTTTCCCGTCTGTTCGACCGGCCCACCGGCTGGATGCTCGCCGGCCACCTCGGCAGCCGTCGCACCAGGCTTGGGGAAACCGAAGTCACCGTCGCCTCGCCTCAGGGCCAGGGCATGCGTCGCATGGACGTGCTGACGCTGCTGACCTTTGTCTGGCCGCAGGTTCAAGCGGTGTTCCCGCGTCATCCCGCCAAACTGTTGATCGTCGGCGCCAACGACCCGATGTGGCGCGGCAGCTTGGCTGCGCGTGAGTCGATCTATCTGAACACGCGCCTGCCGCTGGTCAGCGAAAGCGGCTCCAGCGCGTTGGTGCGTGAACTGGTGCAGGTCTCCGGGCGGATCAACGACAAACAGCGCAGCGACTGGATCAGCGAAGGGTTTGCCGAGTATTACGCGATCGAACTGATACGCCGCGCCGGTGGCATGAGTGATGAGCGCTATGAAAGTTTGCATGGCAGGTTGGTCAAGGACAGCCAGAAAGTCACCACGTTGCGTGGCGAACAGGTGAACCCGGCGCAGGTTTCAAAAGCGGTGCTGTTGCTGCAGGAACTGGATCGCGAGATTCGCTTGAAGACGCGCAACAAGCGGTCGCTGGATGATGTGTTGCGCGGGGCGATGCATCTGGAGAGCGTGGATACCAAGGAATTTGTTCAACTCGCCGACAGCGTGATTGGCGGGTCTTCCAAGGTGCTTGATACCGAGTTGCTTCAGTAGCGCCGCCATCGCGGGCAAGCCACGCTCCCACAGGTATTGTGTCGATCGCAACATGGGTGGACGACACAATACCTGTGGGAGCGGGCTTGCCCGCGAAGAGGCCGTCAGCCTCAGCGAAAATCCCGGATCAAACCCCGGTCTTGGGCGACTTCAACGAATCATTCCCGGTCACCGTAGCGGTATTGGTCGCCGCCTCGGCATTCGCCTTCAACTTGCTCAATTCTTCCCCGGCCCGCTCGATCTTCGCCCGAACGGTGTTCATGTCCTGACGGCTTTTCTCCAGCAGGCTTTTGGCCGAGCTGTGCCCGGTAATCCCGCGAGCCAGTGCTACACCGCCGATCGCCACCTGGATCAACCCGAAAATACCGCCGCGGCGCAGGCCCTTGCCCACCATCAGCACGCCACCGGCAAGCGAGCCAACGCGCTCCCAGCCGTGAACGTTTTGCTCGGAATGGGTCTGGAACGGGGTGGATTCGATGCGTTCTACGCGTTTGAGTTCGCTCATGATCTGTCTCCAGGCAGGAAAGGCTGCTTCAACAATAGATAGTTAAGCTGACTGCCGTGGCGGTCCGCTTGTTCCATCGAATGTGCGGTGATTCAGCGGAATTTTGCCCCGGAACGGGTATTGAGTCCCTTGGACATGCGGTCGTAGAGCACGACGTTGACTGTGGCGGCCAGGTTCATGCAGCCAGTGGTCGGGATGTAGACCACGTCTTCGCACCAGTCGCGAATCTCTTTATCCAGCGAACCGTCTTCCGGGCCGAAGATGTACAGCGCGCGGTCCGGATGGGTGTATTCCGGCAGCGAACGAGCGCCTTCGACCAGCTCCACCGCGACGGGCACGCAGCCCAATGGCAGGATTTTTTTCAAGTCGTCGATGCCAATCAGCGGGATGTCGTAGTGGACGCGCTTGGTGTCGGTGACGAAGTCGGCAGCGCGTTCATAACGCTTGCCGGTGTAGAACACGGACGCCACGCCATAGCAGCCGGCGGCGCGCATCACCGAGCCGACGTTTTCCGGTGATTTGGGGTTATACAAACCAATGCAGCTGTACCGTTTGTCTGCCACGAGCGGGGTGCCTTCGGGGAAAAAACGGCGATTATACGGGGATTGGGGGAGGGGTGTCGGGTTTGGAGATTGGTGGTGTCTGAACAATTGCTATCGCTAGCAGGCTAGCTCCCACATTCGATCTTGGGCGTTCACACATACTCATGTGCACAGAAGATCCCCTGTGGGAGCTAGCCTGCTAGCGATGGGGCCGGGTCAGGCACTGAAGATCTTCAGTCGTCTTTCTTCATCAGACCAGCCAACGCCGCAAACGGGTTATGCGTCGCCTTGGCGATTTTCGGCGTGCTCAGCGAACCTTCGTGAAAATACTGCTGGTCGGTATACCGCGAGTGTTCGTTGTCGTGGCAATACAGGCACAACAATTCCCAGTTCGAGCCGTCCTGCGGGTTGTTGTCGTGGTTGTGGTCGCGGTGGTGCACGGTCAGTTCGCTCAGGCGCTTGCCGGAGAACTCACGGGCGCAGCGGCCGCACACGTGCGGGTACATCTTCAGGGCCTTGTCGCGGTAACCCATTTCCTTGTCGCGCTGGTTGTCGGCGAGGATGCGATCCAGCTTCGAGGTATTGGTCGGCGTTGACGAACTCATGGGTTCACCTTTGTAAAAGACTAATGACGGTTATGACGTGAGTTTAGCTCAGCCCTTGAGCTTCTCGGCAATCCAGATGGTGTGGCGCGTGCCTTTGTTGCCGTGGGCGAAGACCTGGACTTCCTCGGCCTTGAAACCGGCTTTCTTCAGTTTGTCGGAAAACTGCTTGTCGGCGCTGGCCGACCACACCGCCAGCACGCCTTTGGGCCGCAGGGCCTTGGCGCAGGCGCTCAGGCCACCGGCGGAGTAAAGCCAGCTGTTGGCCCGCTGGGTCAGGCCTTCGGGGCCGTTGTCGACGTCGAGCATGATCGCGTCGAAACCTTGGGGCTCGGCTTGCAGGACTTTGGCCACGTCTTCCATGCGAATCACAGTGCGCGGGTCGAGCAGCGGATTTCCGGCTTTCTCTCCCAACGGCCCGCGATTCCACTCCACCACGCCAGGCACCAGCTCGGCGACCACCACTTCAGCGGTCTTGCCCAAATGCTTGAGGGCCGAGGCGAGGGTGAAACCCATGCCGAGACCGCCGATCAGCACCCGCGAGTTCGGCCGGCCCGCCACTTTGCGGCACGGAATCTCGGCGAGGGCATCTTCGGAACCGTGCATGCGCGTGTTCATCAACTGCCCGCCGTCGCCGCCCTGGATCTTGATGACGAAATCCTCGCCATACTCGAAGAGGCACAAGGCGCCGCCGTTTTCAGGGATAGGGGCGGTGTCGAGCAGAACGAAACGTTTCATGGAAATCTCAAATTGGGGGAAGGCAAACAGAGGCAGTTGGGAGTAGCCTGCCAATGACAACAAGGCCAACGGAGCCATTGATGAAGCGCACCATTCTAACGGTCATTGCCTTGGCCGCGCTCTCGATAACTGCAGTGCAGGCCCAGCAGTTGCAACCCGTACCGATCACCCCGGCGCCGATGCCTGGTTCGCCCGGCACCGCGACCCCGACGCCGTATCCGCAAATAACCCCCTCCACCACACCCCGGACCGGGCCTGGCAGTGGCGGCCCGCCGTTGGTGCCGATCGAGATGCCCAGCCCTCCGACCAAGGATCAACCGGTACCGGGGATTGAACCGAACAACACGAAAACCAAATCACCCGGCGGTTAAACCTGTTGCGAGAGCAGTTGGCCGTCGGCCATGCGCAGGCGTTTGGAGAGTGCGACGGCGAGGGCGCGGATGATTTTGGCGGCGATTTTCGGCGCATCATTGATCATCTTTTCCAGGGAGTCCTTGCCCAGGTTCAGCAACTGACAGTTACTGGCGGCCACGCAACTGGCCGAACGGCGTTCGCCATCGAGCACCGCCATTTCGCCGAACGAGCGACCGCTGCGCAAGGTGGCCATGTTCACCAATTGCCCGTCGCCGCTGGTCTTCTGCACCGACACCTGGCCTGTGTGGATGATGCACATGAAGCTGCCGGCATCACCCTCATGGAAAATCTCTTCGCCTTCGGGGATGGTGCTGATGCTGAAGTAGCCGGAGGCGGCGGCGAAGTCCGCCGGCAGCAGTTGATCGAACAGGCCGCAGTCCATCAGCCAGTCGCGGATTTCGTTGTTCAGTAAGGTCGGTTCTGACATGTCGGCACGGTCTTTTTTTTGTGTCTGTTCTATTCCGGGATTTGGATTCACTGCATATCCCTGTGGGAGCGGGCTTGCCCGCGATGACGATGTAACAGCCAACATAAATGTTGAATGTAGGGGCCTCATCGCGGGCAAGCCCGCTCCCACAGGGGGAGGTGTGCAGCCTCGGGCTCCGGTGTCTGGTCTTAAGACCAGTGCACCGGGCCAAGTTCCTCAGGCAATCCCCAAAACCTTGAAAACAAATGCGTATTCGAGTGCTACGTCACGCAATCCCTGATAACGACCGCTCATCCCGCCGTGCCCGGCGCCCAGTTCGGTCTTGAGCAGCAGGGTATTAGTGTCGGTTTTGGTCGCGCGCAATTTGGCCACCCACTTCGCCGCTTCCCAGTACTGCACGCGGCTGTCGTTGTAGCCGGCAATCACCAGGGTCGCCGGATAGGCTTGCGCGGTGACGTTTTCGTACGGGGCGTAGGCCTTGATCCGATCATAAACGTCCGGCTCTTCAGGATTGCCCCACTCGTCGTATTCCGTGACGGTCAGCGGCAGGTCCGGGTCGAGCATGGTGTTAAGCACGTCGACGAACGGCACTTCAGCGATCGCCGCGCCAAACAGCTCCGGCCGCTGATTGAGCACCGCCCCGATCAGCAAACCACCGGCACTGCCGCCACTGATCGCCAATTGCGCTGACGTGGTGAAGCCGTTGTCGATCAAGTGCTCGGCACAGGCAATAAAGTCGCTGAAGGTGTTGTGCTTGTGTTCCTGCTTGCCGGCGCGATACCAGGCTTCGCCCAGTTCGCCGCCACCACGCACATGGGCGATGGCAAACGCCACGCCGCGATCCAGCAAACTCAGACGGGCGTGGGAGAACCATGGGTCGAGGCTTTCGCCATAGGCGCCGTAGCCGTATAGATACAGCGGCGTCGGCTGTCCAAGTGCTTCGCGTTTGACGACATAGCTGATCGGCACTTGTGTGCCATCGGGTGCCGTTGCCCACAAGCGCTGGCTGACGTAGGCATCGGCGTCGAACGGGCCGAGCACCGGGGTTTCTTTGAGGACTTTCTGCTCGCCACTGTCCAGTTCGAGCTGGCGGATCTGTGCTGGACGGTTCAAAGCCTCGTAACGCAGGCGGATCCTGTCGCTGACAAATTCCAGGCTGTTCTGCACATGCAGGCTGTACGCCGCATCCGGCAGTTGCACGCGGTAGCTCGGCAGGTCCTGCGGATGGACTTCAATCACCGGCAAGCCGCCGACCCGCAGGCTCAGGGTCATCGCGCCGACGTTCAGGCTCATGCCCTCGATCATCGTGCTATCGCTGTGGGGGATCAGGTTCTGCCAGTCGGCCTCGGTCGGCGCAACGCCTGTATCGACGGCGGTGTACAGGGCGAAGTTGATGCCGTCGCGGTTGGTGCGAATGAACCAGGCCCATTCACCGTTCAGCGTGCCGTGATCGACGTCGTATTCATGGTCTTCAACCCGTGGCGCCAGGCAGGTAAAGGCCTGCTGCGGCTGCGAGGCGTCGAGGGTCCAGACTTCGCTGGTGGTCTTGCTGCCCAGCGACAGCAGCAATTGCT is drawn from Pseudomonas sp. 31-12 and contains these coding sequences:
- a CDS encoding YcgN family cysteine cluster protein, with translation MAAKVEPFWIRKTLDQLDPQEWESLCDGCGLCCLQKLEDEEDNSVYYTRIACKLLDLKTCQCTDYPNRRDFVPDCIQLTPGKADEFKWLPPTCGYRLVSEGKDLPLWHHLVCGDRDAVHHERISQSGRMLAEGSVAEDDWEDHLIFRAG
- a CDS encoding DUF2892 domain-containing protein: MSELKRVERIESTPFQTHSEQNVHGWERVGSLAGGVLMVGKGLRRGGIFGLIQVAIGGVALARGITGHSSAKSLLEKSRQDMNTVRAKIERAGEELSKLKANAEAATNTATVTGNDSLKSPKTGV
- a CDS encoding RNA methyltransferase, whose protein sequence is MADKRYSCIGLYNPKSPENVGSVMRAAGCYGVASVFYTGKRYERAADFVTDTKRVHYDIPLIGIDDLKKILPLGCVPVAVELVEGARSLPEYTHPDRALYIFGPEDGSLDKEIRDWCEDVVYIPTTGCMNLAATVNVVLYDRMSKGLNTRSGAKFR
- a CDS encoding YajD family HNH nuclease is translated as MSSSTPTNTSKLDRILADNQRDKEMGYRDKALKMYPHVCGRCAREFSGKRLSELTVHHRDHNHDNNPQDGSNWELLCLYCHDNEHSRYTDQQYFHEGSLSTPKIAKATHNPFAALAGLMKKDD
- a CDS encoding spermidine synthase, whose product is MKRFVLLDTAPIPENGGALCLFEYGEDFVIKIQGGDGGQLMNTRMHGSEDALAEIPCRKVAGRPNSRVLIGGLGMGFTLASALKHLGKTAEVVVAELVPGVVEWNRGPLGEKAGNPLLDPRTVIRMEDVAKVLQAEPQGFDAIMLDVDNGPEGLTQRANSWLYSAGGLSACAKALRPKGVLAVWSASADKQFSDKLKKAGFKAEEVQVFAHGNKGTRHTIWIAEKLKG
- a CDS encoding cyclic nucleotide-binding domain-containing protein, whose protein sequence is MSEPTLLNNEIRDWLMDCGLFDQLLPADFAAASGYFSISTIPEGEEIFHEGDAGSFMCIIHTGQVSVQKTSGDGQLVNMATLRSGRSFGEMAVLDGERRSASCVAASNCQLLNLGKDSLEKMINDAPKIAAKIIRALAVALSKRLRMADGQLLSQQV
- a CDS encoding S9 family peptidase, encoding MPLSANVTSAPIAHKADGPDPYAWLQERDTDAVLDYLKAENRYQEAQTADQAGLRETLFEEIKDRILETDLSLPSPWGPFLYYTRTTAGDEYARHYRCPRPADDSLQLDESKEQLLLDPNELANGGFFSLGAFSISPDHQRLAYSIDSTGDEIYTLFVKELSNGRVSELEFQDCDGSMTWANDSLTLFFGELDDTHRPHKLLRYRLDGTAAEEVFNEPDGRFFLHCYRSSSEQQLLLSLGSKTTSEVWTLDASQPQQAFTCLAPRVEDHEYDVDHGTLNGEWAWFIRTNRDGINFALYTAVDTGVAPTEADWQNLIPHSDSTMIEGMSLNVGAMTLSLRVGGLPVIEVHPQDLPSYRVQLPDAAYSLHVQNSLEFVSDRIRLRYEALNRPAQIRQLELDSGEQKVLKETPVLGPFDADAYVSQRLWATAPDGTQVPISYVVKREALGQPTPLYLYGYGAYGESLDPWFSHARLSLLDRGVAFAIAHVRGGGELGEAWYRAGKQEHKHNTFSDFIACAEHLIDNGFTTSAQLAISGGSAGGLLIGAVLNQRPELFGAAIAEVPFVDVLNTMLDPDLPLTVTEYDEWGNPEEPDVYDRIKAYAPYENVTAQAYPATLVIAGYNDSRVQYWEAAKWVAKLRATKTDTNTLLLKTELGAGHGGMSGRYQGLRDVALEYAFVFKVLGIA